In Bicyclus anynana chromosome 22, ilBicAnyn1.1, whole genome shotgun sequence, the following proteins share a genomic window:
- the LOC112046635 gene encoding uncharacterized protein DDB_G0283697 isoform X1 — protein MECKTSDSKKLFKVFDASKRKRTRKKRIDDSNSLGTNESTGVGQGNGRRTSSAKASLQDLPPAADGDGLQDGINRERGSSPSLNRSPVDMQRSPRSPRRNRRTAREGISLALKSGLVSTPRSMSPAAQDGEDAIESIPQDQDSFIYAFLEEAIKRDKKKHRHSRRHEECRPNQNRETSVTKDCQKNHRKHRDEHREREKVTTKEERPMVDQQAALFETFAKFCVQMNEKTVPKQNAPQVPRSHSHKSLQCEVEQPVRLRSRERSRDRHSPSKIRSYENFRDRLHSRENIPVPPDDRKERYMCGPYDKPQPRYASKVNVMRNHEDERYRELPPERTATRSCVNSKYYGPNEPDRRIERDYDDRRDPRKYEDRRRICEQKTSRSFDMRREGYVEDDSYYRRTARSDGMKDKIVDDRDYRDRRCYDRSNRDKYFDDKERQRNFSNLPSKDHRSRRNLDRLDRMSIVSRDDDYKDRERYSERERDSGLSVADGETSTLSERSNCLRVVKQEISEQREAMDKMMKLWKELMRCFKDISQNPSRDKSANETANNVRESAVEQLRLWRECMRRYETVARDVGDTDARLMEEINKQRSEMSEMANMWQECLQRYRDMSNDFNNLKQQLATSESPARPAAAPPTCVEGEGPLAAPYRMPHHYPQMLQMPPVYGNQSSPLRGRASAPPAPPAWWWGGEPAHSPRRRSSPDSHVSRERRHRHKTRERDDSRYKEKSKSNGTRSDHRHRKR, from the exons AGAAAGGGGCAGCAGTCCTTCGCTCAATCGCTCGCCCGTCGATATGCAGCGATCTCCTCGATCGCCGCGCAGAAATCGACGCACTGC ACGAGAAGGGATATCGCTGGCACTAAAGTCCGGTTTAGTATCTACGCCTCGATCTATGTCACCAGCCGCTCAG GACGGTGAAGACGCAATTGAGTCCATTCCACAAGATCAAGACTCTTTCATTTATGCCTTTTTGGAGGAAGCTATAAAAAGAGATAAAAAGAA ACATCGACACTCGCGGCGACACGAGGAATGCCGTCCTAACCAGAACCGGGAGACATCCGTCACAAAAGACTGTCAGAAAAACCATCGAAAACATCGGGATGAGCACAGAGAACGCGAAAA ggTAACAACAAAAGAAGAGCGTCCAATGGTGGACCAACAAGCAGCACTTTTTGAAACTTTTGCTAAATTTTGTGTTCAGATGAATGAGAAGACTGTACCAAAACAAAATGCTCCGCAAGTT CCCCGATCACACAGCCATAAGTCGCTGCAATGCGAAGTAGAGCAACCGGTACGACTCAGAAGTCGCGAACGTTCGAGAGACCGTCATTCACCATCGAAAATTCGCAGCTATGAGAACTTCCGTGATAGACTACACAGTCGTGAGAATATCCCTGTCCCGCCCGATGACAGAAAAGAAAGGTATATGTGTGGGCCTTACGATAAACCACAACCAAGATATGCGAGCAAAGTCAACGTAATGAGAAACCACGAAGATGAGAGATATCGTGAATTGCCACCCGAAAGAACAGCCACCAGGAGTTGTGtcaattcaaaatattacgGGCCAAATGAGCCAGATCGAAGAATCGAAAGAGATTATGACGACCGAAGGGATCCGCGAAAGTATGAAGACAGAAGACGTATTTGCGAACAGAAAACTAGTCGAAGTTTTGATATGCGAAGGGAAGGATATGTTGAAGACGACTCATATTATCGCAGGACAGCTAGGAGTGACGGGATGAAGGATAAGATAGTGGATGATAGAGATTACAGAGATAGAAGATGTTATGACAGAAGTAATAGAGACAAATATTTCGATGATAAAGAACGTCAGAGAAACTTCTCCAATTTGCCTAGTAAAGACCATCGTTCGAGGCGGAATCTGGATCGTTTGGATCGAATGTCGATAGTGTCAAGAGATGACGACTATAAGGACCGAGAGAGATATTCTGAGAGGGAAAGAGATTCAGGTCTCAGTGTAGCAGATGGGGAAACTAGTACTTTGAGCGAAAGAAGCAACTGTTTGCGAGTAGTTAAG caAGAAATATCTGAGCAACGGGAGGCAATGGACAAAATGATGAAACTATGGAAGGAATTGATGCGCTGTTTCAAAGATATCTCCCAAAACCCGAGTCGAGATAAATCTGCTAAT GAAACTGCGAACAACGTGCGAGAATCGGCAGTAGAGCAGCTTCGCCTGTGGCGGGAGTGTATGCGACGCTACGAGACAGTCGCGCGAGACGTCGGCGACACGGATGCTAGACTTATG GAGGAGATCAACAAGCAGCGATCAGAGATGTCAGAGATGGCGAACATGTGGCAGGAGTGTCTGCAGCGATATCGCGACATGAGCAACGATTTCAACAATCTCAAGCAGCAG TTGGCAACATCCGAGAGCCCcgcgcggccggcggcggcgcCCCCGACGTGTGTGGAGGGCGAGGGGCCGCTGGCGGCGCCCTACCGCATGCCACACCACTACCCGCAA ATGCTTCAAATGCCTCCCGTGTACGGCAACCAGTCGTCGCCGCTGCGGGGCCGCGCGTCCGCTCCCCCCGCGCCCCCCGCCTGGTGGTGGGGGGGCGAACCAGCGCACTCGCCGCGGAGACGCTCCTCGCCCGACTCGCACGTCTCGCGGGAGAGGCGCCACCGACATAAGACTAGGGAGAGAG ATGATTCGCGatataaagaaaaatcaaaatcaaacggGACGCGATCTGACCATAGACACAGAAAGAGATAA